In one Lolium rigidum isolate FL_2022 chromosome 3, APGP_CSIRO_Lrig_0.1, whole genome shotgun sequence genomic region, the following are encoded:
- the LOC124695718 gene encoding expansin-A25-like: MDRLLALFVVVLVAACFAPARAGWSQGSATFYGGADASGTMGGACGYGNLYETGYGTSTAALSSVLFNEGASCGECYQIACDASKSTSCKPGAGAVTITATNVCPPNWALANNNGGWCNPPRAHFDMSQPAWLNIGVYKAGIIPILYQKVRCSKQGGIRFTIGGFNNFELVMISNVGGPGSIQSVSIKGEKTEWIQLTRNWGANWQCNAALVGQPLSFAVTSTNGETIYINDLVPSWWKFTMTFTSNQQFTY, from the exons ATGGACAGATTGCTCGCACTGTTCGTCGTCGTCCTAGTTGCTGCCTGCTTTGCGCCGGCGCGGGCAGGCTGGAGCCAAGGATCGGCCACGTTCTACGGCGGAGCCGACGCCTCTGGGACAATGG GTGGCGCGTGTGGGTACGGGAACCTGTACGAGACGGGGTACGGGACGAGCACGGCGGCGCTGAGCTCGGTGCTGTTCAACGAGGGCGCATCGTGCGGGGAGTGCTACCAGATCGCGTGCGACGCCTCTAAGTCCACGTCGTGCAAGCCGGGCGCCGGCGCGGTGACCATCACGGCCACCAACGTCTGCCCGCCCAACTGGGCGCTCGCCAACAACAACGGCGGCTGGTGTAACCCGCCGCGCGCCCACTTCGACATGTCGCAGCCGGCATGGCTGAACATCGGCGTCTACAAGGCCGGCATCATCCCAATCCTCTACCAGAA GGTGAGGTGTTCGAAGCAAGGAGGGATCAGGTTCACCATCGGGGGTTTCAACAACTTCGAGCTGGTGATGATCTCGAACGTGGGAGGTCCCGGGTCCATCCAGTCGGTGTCGATCAAGGGGGAGAAGACGGAGTGGATCCAGCTGACCCGGAACTGGGGGGCCAACTGGCAGTGCAACGCGGCGCTGGTCGGCCAGCCGCTCTCCTTCGCCGTCACCTCCACCAACGGAGAGACGATCTACATTAACGACCTTGTGCCGTCCTGGTGGAAGTTCACCATGACATTCACCAGCAACCAGCAGTTTACCTACTAG